In the genome of Drosophila kikkawai strain 14028-0561.14 chromosome 2R, DkikHiC1v2, whole genome shotgun sequence, the window TCTGCGCTTATCCTTTCGCTTTCGCGGCTGCACATCGCCCGACATTTTGCTCGGCACTAAATGTATGCCAATTCGTTGAAGGTGgtgtttgtttcttttattttattttcgtttcgaACGCACCGGAAAACTGGCGATCTTGATCAGCTAACGGCACGTTGCTAAATGCGAGTCCGtcggaaaattatttataaagtgCGCGGTGGCAGCTATCGCAATGCAACCCTGCACGGCTGCTGTCAACTAGAGATGGATTAGTTGAAAGTGTCTTTCGTGAGGCAGTCGCGCAGCAATATGCGATTATTTCGTATTTTTGTATGAAAAAATTATGTGTctgattattttattaactGATATTCCTATACATCTACAATACATACAAGTGTTTTCCATGAATTAAGTCCAATTGTTGGTTGGTATAGGTTAATTACAACACATGAGATTTGGtcttaaacataaaaactaaTTGTTTAGCTGTTTGAATAGTTTttctaatatataaaaacgcTACTTAATTTAGAATAAGAATGAACAAAACATTTCCGTTCAGCAACAATCAAAGTCGTGCCTGATTTTGCACGCATGTCGTGCTCTTGCGCGATAAGTGCCTCACGCGCCCATCTCTAGCCAGAACCAACCCCGAGCccgcagaaaaaaaaacaagaaaataatacacaATTGGCGACGGTGCAGCAGGTTCGCAGAGTGTTCTGATCCCTGGCTAATCCTCCGGGAGTTATGGCCGGCGACATGTCCATCGGCTGTGCGGCACTAAAGCGTTCCAGCAAGCTGAGGTCCTGCACCAGTGCCGCCGACACGGATTCGATGCATTTGCCCAGCGACCACAAGGAGAACGGCAACCTGGTGAAAACGCCTCCAGTTCCGCCCCAGAATATGCGGGGCGGCCTGCGAGTCTACAAGATTGTCATCCTGGGCGACGGAGGCGTGGGCAAGTCAGGTGAGTGCTCCGGAACGCCAAATGTCGAGTCCACGGGAAAAGTGCGTAAGGTCGCGCAGGTCGGCGACTGTGGAAGTTATCACTGCGCACTTTGATTGTGGCTgcgaaaaatcaataaaatatctCAATTTCTTTTACGCTTTGTTTTGGACCGCCACCCACCCATCGCCCAACTTTGCCTCTGAAAACGACGACCTTCGCTCGGCAAACCCGAACAGCTGTGACCCTGCAGTTCGTGAGCCACAGTTTCCTGGACTACCACGACCCGACAATTGGTGAGTGAGGACTTGCCGCCGCCTGGGAAAGCGCCCCCCTCTAATTGTGTGTGCCGCCGCCGGCTTTCCCTTTCACTCTCCCCACAGAGGACTCCTACCAGCAACAGGCGGTCATCGACAACGAGGCCGCATTGCTCGATATCCTTGATACCGCCGGCCAGGTGGAGTTCACGGCCATGCGGGACCAATACATGCGCTGTGGTGAAGGTTTCATTATCTGCTACTCGGTCACTGACCGCCACAGCTTCCAGGAGGCATCCGAGTACCGGAAGCTTATCACACGGGTGCGTCTCTCGGAGGACATTCCACTGGTACTgatcgc includes:
- the Ric gene encoding GTP-binding protein Rit2, which gives rise to MAGDMSIGCAALKRSSKLRSCTSAADTDSMHLPSDHKENGNLVKTPPVPPQNMRGGLRVYKIVILGDGGVGKSAVTLQFVSHSFLDYHDPTIEDSYQQQAVIDNEAALLDILDTAGQVEFTAMRDQYMRCGEGFIICYSVTDRHSFQEASEYRKLITRVRLSEDIPLVLIANKVDLESQRRVTTEEGKNLANQFGCPFFETSAALRHYIDEAFYTLVREIRRKEMQKALGTDSSSEKIHTRHRSRWWRIRSIFALVFRRRRNLN